A single genomic interval of Lathyrus oleraceus cultivar Zhongwan6 chromosome 7, CAAS_Psat_ZW6_1.0, whole genome shotgun sequence harbors:
- the LOC127106791 gene encoding GDSL esterase/lipase At4g18970 translates to MDCEIKLCLVIIFLFSSAMNCVVGEPQVPCLFIFGDSLSDSGNNNDLATDAKVNYKPYGIDFPSGPTGRFTNGRTSVDILGDLLGFDHYIPPYANTNGADIVQGVNYASGAAGIRNETGTHLGQDISMGLQLEHHRDIVSQIAKKLGSEKVRQHLNKCLYYVNIGSNDYLNNYFLPQHYPSNGKYNADQYAVALVNEHSTYLKALYELGARKFSLIGLSLIGCIPHVKNGLLCVEEYNKAALLFNNKLKSVVDRFNKELPDAKFILINTAMVGANMAYISNMNILTCCKVGSNGQCIPNEEPCMFRHLHPFFDEFHPTEVLNKVLANMAYKTPIPAFAHPMDISHLVKL, encoded by the exons ATGGATTGTGAGATTAAATTATGTCTGGTAATTATTTTTTTGTTCTCCAGTGCAATGAATTGTGTTGTTGGAGAACCCCAAGTACCTTGTCTTTTCATTTTTGGAGATTCTTTATCAGATAGTGGAAATAACAATGACCTTGCTACCGATGCTAAAGTTAATTACAAACCTTATGGGATTGATTTTCCTTCTGGTCCTACTGGAAGATTTACCAATGGCAGAACTTCTGTGGATATACTCG GTGATCTTTTGGGATTTGACCATTACATTCCACCCTATGCAAATACCAATGGTGCAGACATTGTTCAAGGTGTTAATTATGCATCTGGTGCAGCAGGAATTCGCAATGAGACTGGAACACATTTG GGTCAAGATATCAGCATGGGATTGCAGTTAGAACATCACAGAGATATTGTTTCTCAGATTGCTAAGAAACTTGGGAGTGAGAAAGTGCGACAACACCTTAATAAGTGCTTATATTATGTGAATATAGGAAGCAATGATTACCTTAACAATTACTTTCTGCCACAACATTATCCATCTAATGGAAAGTATAATGCTGACCAATATGCTGTAGCGCTTGTCAATGAACATTCAACTTATTTAAAGGCATTGTATGAGCTTGGAGCAAGAAAGTTTTCTCTGATTGGATTGTCGCTTATAGGTTGCATTCCGCACGTGAAAAATGGTCTATTGTGTGTTGAAGAGTATAATAAAGCAGCACTACTTTTCAATAACAAACTTAAATCCGTCGTTGACCGTTTCAACAAAGAATTACCTGATGCAAAATTCATCCTCATTAACACTGCT ATGGTCGGTGCAAATATGGCTTATATTTCAAATATGAATATTTTGACGTGTTGCAAAGTAGGGTCGAACGGGCAGTGTATCCCGAATGAGGAACCATGCATGTTTAGACATTTGCATCCATTTTTTGATGAATTTCATCCAACTGAGGTGCTCAACAAAGTGTTAGCAAATATGGCTTATAAAACTCCTATTCCAGCCTTTGCACACCCAATGGATATTAGTCATCTTGTTAAGTTGTAA